A genomic stretch from Bradyrhizobium quebecense includes:
- a CDS encoding cupin domain-containing protein has protein sequence MKTFWMTLLACAALATPAKAQSVTPKFEHAITNIPGKSLIAVEVNFPPGEPSAPHHHAKSAFLYVHVLQGAIESQLEGEAAHTYRAGDSFFEPPGAHHVLGRNASATEPAKLLAVFVVDSNDKALTVFDKEGHKP, from the coding sequence ATGAAGACCTTTTGGATGACGCTGCTGGCCTGCGCCGCGCTTGCGACGCCGGCAAAAGCGCAATCGGTGACGCCGAAGTTCGAGCACGCCATCACCAACATTCCCGGCAAGTCGCTGATCGCGGTCGAGGTCAACTTCCCGCCGGGCGAGCCGTCGGCGCCGCACCATCACGCCAAGTCGGCGTTTCTCTATGTCCACGTGCTCCAGGGCGCGATCGAGAGCCAGCTGGAGGGCGAGGCCGCGCATACCTACCGGGCCGGGGACAGCTTCTTCGAGCCGCCGGGCGCGCATCACGTGCTGGGGCGAAATGCCAGCGCAACCGAGCCGGCGAAGCTGCTTGCGGTGTTCGTCGTTGACAGCAACGACAAGGCTCTGACCGTCTTCGACAAGGAAGGACACAAGCCGTGA